Below is a window of Tolypothrix bouteillei VB521301 DNA.
GGCTAAAAACTCCACGCGATCGGGAGCATCCCGTTTTGGCAATTTGCCCTCAGAATGGAATTCTGGGGCTATACAAACAAACTCCCTTCGGGTTCGCCCTCCGGGTTCGCCAGTCGCCTACGGCGGGAAACCCGCCTACGTGGACTTCGTATTAGTCCGCGCAGGTGGATTTAGCTTGTATAGCCGCGATTTCCAATTGCCAGGTCTTTTTTCCAAATTGGGATGCTCCCAATAGAATCAGCGTTTCTATGATACCATTCGTGACAGGTTAAGGTTAGTTTGCACTGCAAAAATGCTTAAAGTGCTGGATGAAATTTGAAATTATTTCCTGCTACTTATTAAAGAAGTAAGGGTTCTGATTCCTCATACATAGTTGAGGATAACTACAAAATTATATTTAAACTGTGGCACGACTCCAAGTTAATTTGATTAAATCTAAGACGTAATCAACAGAGTTATCTATATATTCTGATGTTTCATCATTCATAAGCCATAATTTCCCACCAGTAATATAAATTTGGTTTGGTTCTTTATAGTAAGCTTGATGACGGCTGATCCATCCTGCTTTATCTCCAGTAGTCTCGATTTTTTCGATTTTCAATGTGTGGCAATGTAACCGATAAACCGGAGTTTCATAATATATTCTTGCATCTACATATCCTAAATTACCAATAATATAGATGTATTCTCCAACTAATGTTGCCGAATGAAAATCAGTTGGCGGGAACACATCTTCTGGATAACCAAAAATCTGGAAATTACCATCACCTTGGTAAACTACAACATCGTTGTAGATACAAAAATCTGGGTCATAGTAGTCTTCATGTTCACCGGCAATTTCGATAATTCTACCGTCTGGTAATTGTGTAATGGTTCTGCCAAATCGCTGATAGCACCATGCTAAGTCTTGCCAATTTTCTGTATCGTCAAAAAGCTGTTTGGCTGTATAAGCAGAACAACCTTCTTTAATCATCGCTTGCCAAAAAGGGATTTCCATCAACTCTGGATTAGTTCGGCCAAAACGCGGATGTTTGTCAGCAAAATACTGCTCTGGTGATAATTTTGAGAGTGAGAATGTGCTGCGGTTAATTCCAGTAAGCAATCGCCGCATATCATCGTTAATATCACTCAAATCTTCACCAGCTGCAACGAGCATTCTCACAATTTCCAGATTAGTCGCCATCTTAATGGCTTTGTTATCGTAATTATCAGATCTGCCAGCATTTGCACCAGCCTCTAATAAAATTCTGACGCAATCAATTGCACCACGCTCTGCGGCCAACATTAACGCAGTGTTGCCAAAATCATCAGTAGCTTCAACATCACATCCCCCTGCAATTAGCCATTGTAGGACTTCAACCCTATTATTTCCTATCGCATACATTAATGGCGTTTGTCCGCAGTTTCCGCGATCGTTGTAATTTGCTCCCGCCGCTAGGAGTAATTTAACTTTAGCTAGTAGACATCTCCAAAAACTGCCCAAGTATCTCTATGACTAACTTATAGGGTG
It encodes the following:
- a CDS encoding ankyrin repeat domain-containing protein, with the protein product MGSFWRCLLAKVKLLLAAGANYNDRGNCGQTPLMYAIGNNRVEVLQWLIAGGCDVEATDDFGNTALMLAAERGAIDCVRILLEAGANAGRSDNYDNKAIKMATNLEIVRMLVAAGEDLSDINDDMRRLLTGINRSTFSLSKLSPEQYFADKHPRFGRTNPELMEIPFWQAMIKEGCSAYTAKQLFDDTENWQDLAWCYQRFGRTITQLPDGRIIEIAGEHEDYYDPDFCIYNDVVVYQGDGNFQIFGYPEDVFPPTDFHSATLVGEYIYIIGNLGYVDARIYYETPVYRLHCHTLKIEKIETTGDKAGWISRHQAYYKEPNQIYITGGKLWLMNDETSEYIDNSVDYVLDLIKLTWSRATV